Genomic DNA from Lactuca sativa cultivar Salinas chromosome 8, Lsat_Salinas_v11, whole genome shotgun sequence:
aAACTTGAAAATCTTTTAATAATAAACTTCAATACCATGACATGTATCCGAGTCGTGAAGGAGGAAAGGGgtaagaaaatgaaaaatgaacCTTGTTATTTGGTGTACAGCAAAAATGGGTCTGAAGGGTAAATTTGTTTTAATAGCATCATTCTCCTTTGATTCTAACATAGGTTCAAATCGGGCACCTACACTGAAAAATCCTTCTTTACTATTGTCAATCCAAGTTGGAACTTTCACCTGTTATGAAAAAATCAACAATGAACAAAAGATTAGTTAAAACTCATAAAGTCATATTCACCTGTTATACAAAGAGTTAACAACAGATAAGATATAAAATCAAGTTTTTAACATGTCTTAAAACTAGCTTCAGGGACTAACTTGATTTGGACTGAATAATTCCTTCCAACTAAGCAATCCTTATAAGTTTTACATCATAAATCAAGTTTGCATATTGCAAGCTTCTAAAAGATGTACAATACACTGAATTGGAAAATTTCACACAAAGAATTCCTAAATTTTTACTCCGTCAAATGCTAGAATCCAAATTGACAAAACCTCATATCTTTCTTTACTtctttctctccctctctctccaaCCAAGAAGGAACTTTGAAAGCAGTTGTCTTCGAATTCCTAATGTTCGCCTCTGTATCCACACAACAAAATCCTTGTGCATattcctcttcctaaatcgatCCCCAGGTGCAAGGCTGCCTTTGTATGGATGAATCCTCTCTAAATCTTAAGACACATTGTCATTATGAATCGTGAATCGTTTCCAAATCCTAGAAATCGATGACAATGTTCATTGTTTCCACAACCTAGAGAATCGCTGACGTTTATTGTTTTCGCACCATAGAAATCATCGATGTTGTTTATCGTTTCCGTAGACTCCTCCATCATATCAGCGTTCTTCATCGTCTCCACACCAAAAAAATCACACCCGTCATTAGCGTTTCCGTAGATTCCGAAAATCGATCTGTGCGTTTACTTTTTCTTGTGACAGACTTGTTGTTCGATTTCAAGGTGAAGAAGCAAGTTGCGATGTGGCAGATGATTCAGGAGAagtgaagaaagaagaagaagggtaAGGACGTGAGGGCGTTGGGTGGCGGTGATTTCTtttatctctttctctctccctatattaaatataaaagtaaGGGTAGATATGTCTTTTCACCATAGTTTAACAGCAAAACAAACGAAAAGTTAACTTAGGGACCGGGCGGGTAACAAATTTAGGTTTTAGGGatggtccgagttaaaaaaacttcttagggaccaagcgtgcaagTAACCAttaaccatagggaccatccgtgtaatttatCTCTAGAACTTTTGAAGTCAAATCAATGCCCCCATCACCTTCTTTATTAACCTCCTATCAAGTACCAACCGAGTGACCCTTAAAAATGATTACCAACCCACTAACCCTTAAAAATATTACCACTCGACgtctttttttttatatttttgaacaatattagattaaattaaaaaataattcaaataaaacacACACTAAAAGCATTAAATTAAAATACATTGCATTAATTTTTAAACACAAAACTTAAAtcctaaaatatttaaaaaacaacgataaaaaaaatcctaaattacttATTTTTCCTAAAATACTTAAACGACAAAAAAAATCTTAAATTACTTATTTAtcctaatttatttaaaaaaaacacacacgaactaaaacataaatattaggaCCTAATCGTCATATTTAGCACGGACACGTTGTTGGATTTTCAGAAATGTGGCTAGATTTTCAAGGTCGAGATCTGGTTGAGGTTTGGTGTTTATGATTTGAAGATCAGTGAGAGCGAGTTTTTGGCGACGACCTTCCTCTGCTGATTGGtattttttttctagaaaacTTAAAGTTTTATCTATGGATTCCACAAGCCCGTCGTCGCTAGTTGCGGTTGCTTTCCCGCTTGAAGACGCCGCCCGTTTTGCTTTGTCCCTACTCGGTGGTCGACGGAGTTGGACTTCAGGCGGACCCTCTTCCTCGGCACCATCAACGTCATCATTGAGGTCTAGCCTAAAACCCGCGTCCAATTCAGAAGTTCTTGTTCTTTTGTTGGAGCCGGTGGTCGGGTCTGAATGCGATGTCTCTGGATTAAGGACCCATTTTGGACCTTGACGGCACACTTCCCACGCTTTTTGGTGACCAAATGGTTTACCGTTGTTGGTCAGTTTGAATTGGTAGCACGCGGTAGATAAAACGTTGAAATCGTTGGAACCACTTTTATGCATAttttttagattttcaaataTGTCATTAAACTTTGTGCAAATCGCGCGAAGATCACGCCATTTTCCGTTGACCGCGTCGTAGGACCGATTCGTTTTTCTTCCAAGAAGCGCATGAAAGTGGTCCACAACATGATTCCAAAAACTTTCTCCAGATTGCGCATTGCGTCTCCTCGAATCACAAGATATGAAAATCCAAGCTTTTGctaaagcttcttcttcttcttcttcagtcCAAGTTGTTGCTTTCTTTTTTCCCTTTTACTCTTGCTTGCCTTCTTCGAGATGATTGTGGTCTTTCTTGGACCATCTCATCGTCGTTGTCGAGGTTGACGGTTTGGGATTGAGTTAATGGGACTTGAGATGATTGAGTTTGGAATTGTGGAGAAGCTTGTTGTTGAAAAAGCTTGGAATTGGGGAATGAATTGAGGTTGGGTAAATTGTTGTTGTGGTGGTTGTT
This window encodes:
- the LOC128127653 gene encoding uncharacterized protein LOC128127653, which encodes MHKSGSNDFNVLSTACYQFKLTNNGKPFGHQKAWEVCRQGPKWVLNPETSHSDPTTGSNKRTRTSELDAGFRLDLNDDVDGAEEEGPPEVQLRRPPSRDKAKRAASSSGKATATSDDGLVESIDKTLSFLEKKYQSAEEGRRQKLALTDLQIINTKPQPDLDLENLATFLKIQQRVRAKYDD